Genomic DNA from Microbacterium neungamense:
GTCGCCGCGCCGGAGGTGGATCTGGATGCCGGTGGGGGAAGTCACGTCGCCATCGTACGACCCGGAGGTCTCCCAGGTCAGGGCGGTAGACTGATCGGGTCGGCTTCGGACATCCGCCCCCTCGAGGGGCGGTTCGTTTGCGAGTGTGCGCACTCCGTTTGTGAGTCCAGGGGCCGATGGTTCATCAACCATCACATGAATGGCCCCGGCCGACGGATGCCCGGGTATGTCCGCCGCGCGCTGAGCTCTGTGCGCGCGGTCCGCGCTCTGCGCGGACGGATGCTGTTCTCGTGTCAGAGACAGTCAGGAAACACCATGCCCAAGAACAGCAAGCCCAAGGGCGGACGCCCCGCGCGCAACTTCGACCCCCGCTACGGCGCGAAGAAGACCCCGTTCCACGACCGCCATGCCGGCCCTCGTCCCGGCGGCCGTGACGAGAGGGCGGATGCCGGCGAGCGGCGGCCGTTCGGCGGTGACCGCCGACCGGGCTTGATCAGCCCGAAGCACCGCGGCTACCGACCCGCCGACACGGAGTCCGGCGCGCCCAAGCGCCGCTGGACCGCGCCGGAGAAGGCCGGCCGCGACGAGGCCCGCGGCATCCGCAACCGCGCCGAGGGCGGATGCCGCGAAGCGCCGCACCATCGAGCCGAGCGCCCGCGCTTCGAGCGCGACGACCGCCGGGCGGAGCGTCCGCGGTTCGAGCGGGACGACCGACAGCGCTTCGACCGCGGCGACCGCCGGGCGGAGCGTCCGCGGTTCGAGCGGACGGAGCGTCCGCGGTTCGAGCGCGCGGATCGTGCGGAGCGTCCCCGCTTCGAGCGCGATGACCGACAGCGCTTCGACCGTGACGATCGCGCCCGCACCGACCGTCCGCGGTTCGAGCGGGACGACCGACAGCGCTTCGACCGCGGCGACCGTACCGAGCGTCCCCGTTTCGACCGCGACGACCGTCGAGCCGACCGTCCCGGTTTCGATCGCGACGACCGCCCGCGGACCGTGCGCGCCGACCGCGCCCGGACCGACCGCGACGACCGCCCGGCGCGTCCCGCCCGCGAGACCCGTCCCACCCGGAGCGACTGGACCGGCACGGCATCCGCAGCCCGCGAGCAGGCGGAGGACGTCGTGCACGAGCGGCTCGAGGCCCAGGCCGTGCAGGCCGGCGAGGTCGCGGACGTGACCTTCGCCGACCTCGGCCTCGGCTCGAACATCACCGAGATCCTCACGAACATGGGGGCCGAGAAGCCGTTCCCGATCCAGGCCGCGACGATCCCGCCGATCCTGGCGGGTCGCGACGTCCTCGGCCGCGGCCGCACCGGCTCGGGCAAGACGATCGCCTTCGGCGCCCCGCTGGTGGAGAGCATCCTGACCTCGCAGAAGGGCACCCGCCGCCAGATCGGACGCAAGCCGCGCGCGATCATCCTCGCCCCGACCCGCGAGCTCGCCCTGCAGATCGACCGCACGGTGCAGCCGATCGCCCGCAGCGTCGGCCTGTTCACGACGCAGATCTACGGCGGCGTCCCGCAGGCGCGGCAGGTCGGTGCCCTGAAGAAGGGCGTCGACATCGTGATCGGCACCCCCGGCCGCATCGAGGATCTCATCGACCAGGGCAAGCTCGACCTCTCCGAGGTGCGCATCGTCGTGCTCGACGAGGCCGATCACATGTGCGAGCTGGGCTTCGTCGAGCCGGTGCAGCGGATCCTCCGCCGCACCGGGGAGGGCAGTCAGAAGCTGCTGTTCTCGGCGACCCTCGACCGCGAGGTCGCCGCGCTCGTCGACGAGTTCCTGGTCGACCCGGCCGTCTACGAGGTCGCCGGCGAGACCCAGGAGTCCAGCACGATCGACCACCGCGTGCTCGTGATCGAGCACCGCGACAAGGCCGAGGTGCTCACCTCCCTGGTCGACCGGGACGGGCAGACGCTCGTGTTCGCGCGCACCCGCGCCTACGCCGAGATGCTCGCCGAGCAGTTCGAGGACGCCGGCATCGCCGCCGTCTCGCTGCACGGCGATCTGAACCAGGCCAAGCGCACGCGCAATCTGCAGAAGCTCACCTCCGGCAAGGTGCAGGTGCTCGTCGCGACGGATGTGGCCGCCCGCGGCATCCACGTCGATGACATCGACCTCGTCGTCCAGGCCGACGCACCCGACGAGTACAAGACGTACCTGCATCGCGCCGGCCGCACCGGCCGCGCCGGGCGTCAGGGCCGCGTGGTCACGCTGATCACCCGGCACCGTCGTCGCCGCATGGAGGACCTGCTCGACCGCGCCGAGATCGACGCACCGTTCGAGACGGCGCAGCCCGGCGACGACGTGATCGAGGAGATCGCCGGACGGATGCCGACCGACGCCGCCCTCACGTCCTGACACCTTCCCGGTCCCTCCGAGGTTTGGGGCGGATTCTCACGTTCGGGGCGGCTCTGGCCCGCCCCGAACGTGAAATCCCGCCCCAAACGGGTGGAGGGTGTCAGAACAGCGTGGGAGCCGGGGCCGGCGTCGCTGCGGGAGGCGCGGTTCGCATGCGCAGGATGCTGCGCGCCTGGTCGTGCTCCTGCTCGGACTGCGCGTGCAGGCCGTGGGCGCGGATGAGCGGCCGCATCCGCTTCGCGAGCCATTGCCGGTACGCCTTCGGCGCCTCGACCGCCGCGCCCGGGTAGAGCCCCCGATAGGACGACACGAGGTCGGGCCGCTCGCGCTGAAGCCACTGGAAGAACCACGGCTTCACACCCGGCCGCAGGTGCAGCGCACCGTAGACCGCATGGTCGGCGCCGGCCTCCTTGATCCTCCGCAGCGCGTCGTCGATCGCGGCGATCGAGTCGGTCAGATGGGGGAGCACCGGCATGAGGAAGACGCCGACGCGGAACCCGGCATCCGTGAGCGCGTGCACCGTGTCGAGCCGCGCTTGCGTCGTCGGTGTGCCCGGCTCGATCGAGTGCTGCAACGCGTCGTCGTACATGGCGATCGACATCTGCACGTCGATGGGCACCTGCGTGGCCGCATCCCTGAGCAGCGGGATGTCGCGACGGATCAGCGTCCCCTTGGTCAGGATCGACATCGGCGTGCCCGAGTCCGCGAGCGCACGGATGATCCCGGGCATCAGCCGGTACCGCCCCTCGGCGCGCTGGTACGGGTCGGTGTTGGTTCCGAGCGCAACCGTCTCGCGCTGCCACGATCCGCGCCGCAGCTCGCGCTGCAGCACCTCGACGATGTTGGTCTTCACCACGATCTGCGAGTCGAAATCCGCCCCGCCGTCCAGATCGAGATACTCATGCGTCCCGCGAGCGAAGCAGTTGTGGCTGATCACGCCGTTGGCCACGAAATCTCCGGTACCCGTGGTGATGTCGACCAGATCCCGGACGCCTGGAAGCGGCTCGATCGACACCAGGTCGGCGACCGAGGTGACCGCGGTTCCTTCGAGACCGGTCAGGTCGGCTTCCGCCAAGAATCCCGTCCCGAGCCCCATCAGCCGGTCGTTCGACGTCAGATGGGGACGTTGACCCTCGTGCGCATCGGCGACGTGCTTCCACCCCCGTTCGGTGAGGAAACGGTGATCGCCGCTCGCGATCAGCGTCGTCCCGTCGGCGAGCGTCACCCGGTAGGCGGCCTTCCGCGTGGACCACTTCGCCTCGACACTCGTGCGCACGTAACGGCGGTACGCGCCGCGTCGCTCCGCGCCGAGGATCTCCCTGCCGATGATCTCCGTGCCGATGATCTCCGTGCCGATGATCTCCGTGCCGATGATCTCCGTGCCGATGATCTCCGTGCCGATGATCTCCATGCCGACCTCCAGCTCCCCGATCGGCCGCTGCCGGCCGTCGGTGCAGAGGACCGGCGTCGCGGGATCCAGGCAATAGACGCAGGCGTGACTGCAGCCGCGGTACGGATTGATCGTCCAGTTGAACGGCATCCGCGACGGGCCGGGCACCCGGTTCAGCGCGGACCGGGCGAGCACCTCGTGGAAGGTGACGCCGGCGAACTCGGGCGTCGTCACCGATCGCACCAGGCCGCTGCGGTTCTCAAGGCCGGGCAGCGCGTCGCCATCCGTCTCGTCGATCGCCTGTCCCTGCCACCGCATGCTCACAGTCGAACAAAGAATCGAACAGAAGTCAAGCTCTCATCGAATCTCTCTACGACCATCGAAAACGCCCCGCATCCGGGGCACAATGGAACCATGCCCGTCACGCAGCCCCGGCACGCTGCGTCGCGCCCCGCCGCGCTGTCGGTGGCGGTCCCGCTCGGACTGCTGTTCACGGCCGCCGCCTCGCTCGGCGCGCTCGCCGCGGCGCCCGTCGCCGAGCCGGTGACGCCGCCCGTGCCCGCTGCGGCGCTGCGCCTGCCCGCCCCCGACGTCGCCCAGCAGCCGGTCGCCGATCCCTGTGGGGATGCCGGCGTGCAGGCGGCGCTGGCCTCCGGCGACGACGAGGCGGCGATCGCGGCGTTCGGCGGCGGCGAGGCGTTCCGCGCGGCAGTCACCACGGGCAACGCGCCGTGCATCTCCCTCTCCGACCCCGCGCGGCTCTGGGTGGTCGTGAACAAGGGCAGACCGCTGTCGCCGGTCGACTTCGTGCCGGCCTCCCTCCAGCCGTATCAAGTGCGCTCCACATCCCCCTCCGACGACGTCCGGCCCGAGGTGGCGCAGGCGCTCGCCGCGATGGCGGCGGCCTCGCAGGGTGCGGGCGCGGGGGTGCTCGGCGCGAACAACGGCTACCGTTCCTACGGGCTGCAGCAGAGCACGTACGCCGACTATGTGCGCGATCTCGGCCAGCAGGAGGCGGATGCCGGCTCGGCGCGACCCGGGCACAGCGAGCACCAGACCGGCCTCGCCGTCGACCTGGTGGCCTGCGACGACGGATGCGGCGGGCTCGACGACTTCGGCGGCACCGCCCAGGGGCGCTGGGTCGCCGAGCACGCGTGGGAGTTCGGCTTCATCGTCCGCTACGAGAGCGGCGCCACCGGGACGACGGGCTACGCCCCTGAGCCGTGGCATCTGCGCTACATCGGTCCCCAGCTCGCGGCTGCCTACCATCACGGTGGATACCGCAGCCTGGAGGACTTCTTCGGCCTGCCGCCGGCACCCGATTACCCGTTCTGACCGGGTCCTGAGGCATCCCACAACGTCGGAACCGAGTGTCACGGATTGTGGGATGCATTCCCACAATCGACTGCCGGTGCGGCGTGCGCAGACCTAGAATCGCGGGTGCGACGACGCATTTTCAGGCGAGAGGATGCCATGGAACGGGACATCTACGAAGAGGACCACGAAGCCTTCCGCGACCTGGTGAAGGACTTCATCAAGCGCCACGTCACAAACGAGGCGCGCGAGAAGTGGGATGCCGACGGGGAGATCGACCGGGACACCATGCGCGCCGCGGGCGAGGCGGGCCTGATCGGGCTGTCCGTGCCGGAGGAGTTCGGCGGCGCCGGCATGCTGCAGGATTACCGCTTCCGCACCGTGGTGATGGAGGAGGTCATCGCCGCCGGCGCGGGATCCCTCGCGGGTGCCTTCGGCATCCAGGACGACCTGGCGGTGCCCTACCTCGTGCACATGGGTACGCAGGAGCAGAAGCAGAAGTGGCTGCCCCGCATGGCCACGGGCGAGGTGATCGGCGCCCTCGCCATGACCGAGCCCGGCGCCGGCAGCGACCTGCGCGGCATCACCACGACGGCGAAGAAGGTCGACGGCGGCTACATCGTCAACGGCGCCAAGACCTTCATCTCCTCGGGTGCCACCGCCGACCTCGTCGTCACCTTCGTGAAGACCGGCGAGGGCAACCGGCCCGACGCGTTCAGCCTGCTGCTCA
This window encodes:
- a CDS encoding DEAD/DEAH box helicase; translation: MPKNSKPKGGRPARNFDPRYGAKKTPFHDRHAGPRPGGRDERADAGERRPFGGDRRPGLISPKHRGYRPADTESGAPKRRWTAPEKAGRDEARGIRNRAEGGCREAPHHRAERPRFERDDRRAERPRFERDDRQRFDRGDRRAERPRFERTERPRFERADRAERPRFERDDRQRFDRDDRARTDRPRFERDDRQRFDRGDRTERPRFDRDDRRADRPGFDRDDRPRTVRADRARTDRDDRPARPARETRPTRSDWTGTASAAREQAEDVVHERLEAQAVQAGEVADVTFADLGLGSNITEILTNMGAEKPFPIQAATIPPILAGRDVLGRGRTGSGKTIAFGAPLVESILTSQKGTRRQIGRKPRAIILAPTRELALQIDRTVQPIARSVGLFTTQIYGGVPQARQVGALKKGVDIVIGTPGRIEDLIDQGKLDLSEVRIVVLDEADHMCELGFVEPVQRILRRTGEGSQKLLFSATLDREVAALVDEFLVDPAVYEVAGETQESSTIDHRVLVIEHRDKAEVLTSLVDRDGQTLVFARTRAYAEMLAEQFEDAGIAAVSLHGDLNQAKRTRNLQKLTSGKVQVLVATDVAARGIHVDDIDLVVQADAPDEYKTYLHRAGRTGRAGRQGRVVTLITRHRRRRMEDLLDRAEIDAPFETAQPGDDVIEEIAGRMPTDAALTS
- a CDS encoding M15 family metallopeptidase — its product is MPVTQPRHAASRPAALSVAVPLGLLFTAAASLGALAAAPVAEPVTPPVPAAALRLPAPDVAQQPVADPCGDAGVQAALASGDDEAAIAAFGGGEAFRAAVTTGNAPCISLSDPARLWVVVNKGRPLSPVDFVPASLQPYQVRSTSPSDDVRPEVAQALAAMAAASQGAGAGVLGANNGYRSYGLQQSTYADYVRDLGQQEADAGSARPGHSEHQTGLAVDLVACDDGCGGLDDFGGTAQGRWVAEHAWEFGFIVRYESGATGTTGYAPEPWHLRYIGPQLAAAYHHGGYRSLEDFFGLPPAPDYPF
- a CDS encoding Rv2578c family radical SAM protein encodes the protein MRWQGQAIDETDGDALPGLENRSGLVRSVTTPEFAGVTFHEVLARSALNRVPGPSRMPFNWTINPYRGCSHACVYCLDPATPVLCTDGRQRPIGELEVGMEIIGTEIIGTEIIGTEIIGTEIIGTEIIGREILGAERRGAYRRYVRTSVEAKWSTRKAAYRVTLADGTTLIASGDHRFLTERGWKHVADAHEGQRPHLTSNDRLMGLGTGFLAEADLTGLEGTAVTSVADLVSIEPLPGVRDLVDITTGTGDFVANGVISHNCFARGTHEYLDLDGGADFDSQIVVKTNIVEVLQRELRRGSWQRETVALGTNTDPYQRAEGRYRLMPGIIRALADSGTPMSILTKGTLIRRDIPLLRDAATQVPIDVQMSIAMYDDALQHSIEPGTPTTQARLDTVHALTDAGFRVGVFLMPVLPHLTDSIAAIDDALRRIKEAGADHAVYGALHLRPGVKPWFFQWLQRERPDLVSSYRGLYPGAAVEAPKAYRQWLAKRMRPLIRAHGLHAQSEQEHDQARSILRMRTAPPAATPAPAPTLF